The Halogeometricum rufum genome has a segment encoding these proteins:
- the secY gene encoding preprotein translocase subunit SecY translates to MGWKEAAEPVLTRMPSVARPEGHVPFRRKLGWTAGILVMYFFLTNVTMFGLQTQTASGDFYGQFRSILAGQQGSILQLGIGPIVTASIVLQLLGGADLLGLDTDDPRDQILYQGLQKLLVVVMICLTGLPMVFAGGYLPADQQVAQSLGVGVGGVKTIIFAQMFVGGVLILFMDEIVSKWGVGSGVGLFIIAGVSQQLVAGLFSWQGLGGTSGFFPTWFGILTGATEIGSPLSPGGLSDIFLGQGQLLALFTTLLIFGIVVYAESVRVEIPLSHARVKGARGRFPVKLIYASVLPMILVRALQANIQFLGRILNNWTGLPGWLGSYSNGQVTGGLFYYLAPIQSRGDWMWFLGLTSQDPAQILLRVLIDLVFMVVGGAIFAIFWVETTGMGPESTAKQIQNSGMQIPGFRRNPQVIEKVMERYIPQVTVIGGALVGLLAVMANMLGTIGSVSGTGLLLTVSITYKLYEEIAEEQLMEMHPMMRQMFGN, encoded by the coding sequence ATGGGATGGAAGGAGGCCGCTGAACCGGTGCTGACGCGGATGCCATCAGTCGCCCGTCCGGAGGGACACGTCCCGTTCCGCCGGAAGCTGGGCTGGACCGCTGGCATCCTCGTGATGTATTTCTTCTTGACGAACGTGACGATGTTCGGGCTGCAGACGCAGACCGCGAGCGGGGACTTCTACGGACAGTTCCGCAGCATCCTCGCCGGACAGCAGGGGTCGATACTCCAGCTGGGCATCGGGCCCATCGTCACGGCGAGCATCGTCCTGCAACTGCTCGGCGGGGCCGACCTGCTCGGTCTCGACACCGACGACCCGCGTGACCAGATCCTCTACCAGGGGCTGCAGAAGCTTCTGGTGGTCGTGATGATCTGTCTCACCGGGCTCCCGATGGTGTTCGCCGGGGGGTACCTCCCCGCCGACCAGCAGGTCGCGCAGTCGCTCGGCGTCGGCGTCGGTGGCGTGAAGACCATCATCTTCGCGCAGATGTTCGTCGGCGGCGTCCTCATCCTGTTCATGGACGAGATCGTGAGCAAGTGGGGTGTCGGGTCCGGTGTGGGCCTGTTCATCATCGCCGGCGTCAGCCAGCAGCTCGTCGCCGGGCTGTTCAGCTGGCAGGGTCTCGGCGGCACGTCCGGGTTCTTCCCGACGTGGTTCGGCATCCTGACCGGGGCGACCGAGATCGGGTCGCCGCTCTCGCCGGGCGGCCTGTCCGACATCTTCCTCGGGCAGGGCCAACTGCTCGCGCTGTTCACGACGCTGCTCATCTTCGGCATCGTCGTCTACGCGGAGAGCGTCCGGGTCGAGATTCCGCTGTCGCACGCCCGCGTGAAGGGCGCCCGCGGCCGCTTCCCCGTGAAGCTCATCTACGCGAGCGTCCTGCCGATGATCCTCGTCCGCGCCCTGCAGGCCAACATCCAGTTCCTCGGACGCATCCTGAACAACTGGACCGGCCTCCCGGGGTGGCTGGGGTCGTACAGCAACGGGCAGGTCACCGGTGGCCTGTTCTACTACCTCGCACCCATCCAGTCGCGCGGCGACTGGATGTGGTTCCTCGGACTCACCTCGCAGGACCCCGCGCAGATTCTGCTGCGCGTCCTCATCGACCTCGTGTTCATGGTCGTCGGTGGCGCGATATTCGCCATCTTCTGGGTGGAGACGACGGGGATGGGCCCCGAGTCCACCGCCAAGCAGATTCAGAACTCCGGGATGCAGATCCCCGGCTTCCGACGGAACCCGCAGGTCATCGAGAAGGTGATGGAACGGTACATCCCGCAGGTGACGGTCATCGGCGGCGCACTCGTCGGACTGCTCGCCGTCATGGCGAACATGCTCGGCACCATCGGCTCCGTCTCCGGAACCGGACTGCTGCTGACGGTCTCCATCACGTACAAGCTGTACGAGGAGATCGCAGAAGAGCAGTTGATGGAGATGCATCCGATGATGCGCCAGATGTTCGGCAACTGA
- the rpmD gene encoding 50S ribosomal protein L30, protein MQAVVQLRGDVNMSQTTHDTLKMLNIHSVNHCAFVPETDTYRGMLTKVNDYVAHGEPSVDVVETLLRSRAEPAEGSETVDDDWLAENTDYDDVTALAEALVDEETTLREQGLSPVLRLHPPRGGHKGQKHVTKEGGQLGKHSTGQIDELLEDMR, encoded by the coding sequence ATGCAGGCAGTCGTTCAGCTCCGCGGCGACGTGAACATGAGTCAGACGACGCACGACACGCTGAAGATGCTCAACATCCACAGCGTGAACCACTGTGCGTTCGTCCCCGAGACGGACACCTACCGCGGGATGCTCACGAAGGTCAACGACTACGTCGCGCACGGCGAACCGAGCGTCGACGTGGTCGAGACGCTCCTTCGGTCCCGCGCGGAGCCCGCCGAGGGCTCCGAGACGGTCGACGACGACTGGCTCGCGGAGAACACCGACTACGACGACGTGACCGCGCTCGCGGAGGCACTCGTCGACGAGGAGACGACGCTGCGCGAGCAGGGTCTCTCGCCGGTGCTTCGCCTGCACCCGCCGCGCGGCGGTCACAAGGGCCAGAAGCACGTCACCAAAGAGGGCGGTCAGCTCGGGAAGCACTCGACCGGCCAGATAGACGAACTCCTGGAGGACATGCGATGA
- a CDS encoding uL15m family ribosomal protein: MTSKKRRQRGSRTHGGGTHKNRRGAGHRGGRGRAGRDKHEFHNYEPLGKHGFKRPEAAQDTVVEVKVQKLDEDAALLAADDVAEKDGDAYHIDARDVAEDGYDADVVKVLGGGQVRQELHVVADAFTAGAVELLEEADGSAELSERGEEAQAEAEEDNTDDEEGSEE; the protein is encoded by the coding sequence ATGACCTCGAAGAAACGACGACAGCGCGGGTCCCGAACCCACGGCGGCGGCACGCACAAGAACCGGCGCGGTGCCGGTCACCGCGGCGGCCGCGGCCGTGCGGGACGCGACAAACACGAGTTCCACAACTACGAACCGCTCGGCAAACACGGCTTCAAGCGTCCCGAAGCGGCGCAGGACACCGTCGTCGAAGTGAAGGTGCAGAAGCTCGACGAGGACGCCGCGCTCCTCGCGGCCGACGACGTGGCCGAGAAGGACGGCGACGCCTACCACATCGACGCGCGCGACGTGGCCGAGGACGGCTACGACGCCGACGTGGTGAAGGTGCTCGGCGGCGGGCAGGTCCGTCAGGAACTGCACGTCGTCGCCGACGCGTTCACCGCCGGGGCCGTCGAACTTCTCGAAGAGGCGGACGGCAGCGCCGAACTCTCCGAGCGCGGAGAAGAGGCGCAGGCCGAAGCCGAAGAAGATAACACGGACGACGAGGAAGGCTCCGAAGAGTAA